Below is a genomic region from Micropterus dolomieu isolate WLL.071019.BEF.003 ecotype Adirondacks linkage group LG16, ASM2129224v1, whole genome shotgun sequence.
TTCACTCATGTCAGTTACAATGACATTACAGTGATTGCAACGTAGTGTGCAACATAGTGTTTGCAGCATACAGATGAATAAAGAAGAAAAGCAATCTGCAGCCATTGAAGAAGTTTCTAATGACATTTTGATTATTATCAATTCAAGTTCACTGCTGCTTTGTtaagggaaaaaacaacaaactctaCACAGACAGGGGTTGAATTGTAATAAAAGATAATAAGATAACATTTTGGATGGAGTATTACAATATTAACATGGCACCCAGCCAATTGTTCTTCAGTACGTGTTGAATATAGTGGTGATgatcacatacagtatgtttttctGCACTCACCACTGTGCTGGCTTCCTGCACTGCCGGCGCCTGGTCCACCATGGAAGGGCTGTGGCAGTTCGTATGGGTGTGGAATGGGGAACTGGTAGGGCAGGGTCATGGGCCAGGGGGCTGCCCCGGGATGGGGCAGAGGGGGGAGAGTGTCCTGATCTGAGGCACCACCACTGGACCCatcatggtcatggagagacAGGTGGGTCATGTCTGAGTGTGAGGAgatatggggaaaaaaaaagagatttagaCTTCTACAGTAACACCTCAACCACGACACTTTGTCTGCAACACTTGCTTTGTCTGCTAACACTCAATGCCAATCGCAGCTAACCAAAGAGCTGCCACTTACTGCCACAGAGGTCTCCAAAGATATAGTAACACTGTTCGGAGAAGGTGATCTTGTTGACGGTGTGTCGGATGTAGCCGGCCTTCAGCAGGTTGCTGGCGTATTTACGGGCTTCTCTGCGATCTGAGAACCCTTCCACATGATGGAAGAGCCAGTCCACCACATCAGAACCTGAGGacgcaaagacacacacatttcaggTACTGGACATGTTGTGAATTTTACAGTTTCAGTAACTATTTCATGATATACCATAATATAGAAGGCAGGgatttaaataatgaatatttATGCAATAAATGAATATTTATCTGTCCAAAGCTGATTTTAATGTTTAGAGAACCGTTTTGTTCAGCAACAAAcccaaattaaattttattagaTGGAACAAAGTTGCACACTACTGCTATGATGTGCAACTTGGAGCAATAAAGGAAAGCTATATTAATGGATTACTGGGatgatttttattcatttctcaCAATGAAAATTGGAAACGAAGTTGTTCGATTTAACCAAATAACATCACTTCAGCCACATCACTGAAGCACTGAGCGCAGTCTCCAAACTGAACTGAGCAAATGAAGAGTAAAGATAGATGTGCATACTGATGAAGGAAATAAATGCTGGGCTGTGCCCGCTGCTTTGACAGACATACCAATAAAAGCGTTAGCGATGGTTATCTTGAGCCACATTCTGTCCCGCACCTCTAGACCCGACTCTGGGCAGGCCATGGCCTTCGCAACTGTTGCCATCTCGCTGTGGATGGAGAGGTGGAAGTCATCAAATCCTGGGAAAGATCAGAGGACATGTTACTGCAGGGGCTCATGTCAAGAGTTGATTGTTTGGGTATGATCGGTCTCAAATCTGTTTAGagattttttacatttaacaccACTGAACCTGTTTTAAGGACAAAGCCATTATATTAATCTCACACAAATATCAACCTACAAATTTAATTAAAGCACAGCTGAGTGCCGATACCGTATCTACACAACCCTAAAACTGTTGGTCTGTTTTGGAATTTGCCTCCAATAACAGTTGGTTTCCTGTGGTCTGGACTGTAACTGACCCTGTTCTGTCTTGATCATGAATCAGACTGTATTACGCTGGGTCTTTGTTCGAATTGGACTACAACTAAGATGGCCTTGACAAAACCCCAACAAAAGCTTGTTCATGATGAATTAAATGTCCTCCCTAGAACActatttatttcattacattCCAAGATAAGATGTTTTCATAATGTGATGTAATTCCCACTTTGGTGTTTACACTTCCCCTCAACATCTTTAATTTACCTCCAGTTCAGTCAGTGATTTATTTAGTTTCCTGGAAGGCATTGTGACCAATCATCCTCAGAAAAACAGATGTGAACAGCTTCTTCTGGGAGTATTGTCCATGTGACAGTTTGATATTCTGAAGatatttagttttcagttttcaatAACTTGTTAACAAGCATaagtaaatgaatgaatacatCTATAAATCCCCGAACAGGACAATTTAAAGCATATTTAGTATACGAGTTTAAATGCTTTCAGcattcacaaacacaccaaaaacattttctctcacAGGTTGAAAATACCCATGTACACTTCCCTTTGTAGTGCTAGCTGTTGTCCATGACAGACCTCTCCCTGTGTGATTGTTCAACACTAGTACTACACAGTGAGTGTAGAAAGAAGTCTTTGCCCTGATTTTAAGACACCAACTGAACTGTTATTTTAGATGGCAGACAttttttcattccttttaaaAGTCACTGTAGGTGCACTCGAAATAACTCCGCAACTATACAGTTGGCCTAGGCTTTTAAAGCATGTGATCAGGAAGGTTTATGGTCTGTCTGAAAGGGAAAATCTACAAAAATCTGTATTATATCAAGTTTGTTAAGGAACTGTGTTGAGAGGGGAAAGATTCTTCttcagaaagagagacagtgtcCTTCCAAAGATTACAGGGAAGATGAAAGCTGCGAGTTATGGCTTAGTTTTGACAAGAGTTATTGAGCAGATGGAAGCTGTGAGTCTGAACACAGTAAAAGCTGGAACAGAGAGTAGTCGCAGGAATGTAGTGGAGAGGGCAGGGCCACACTTAGCACCAAGATTTACTAACAACGTCTGAAGAAGATACAGATATTCCTGCATTTTGGAGGTTGGAGGATGAGGGCTTCAAAATGAGAGCTGAGTGTTCAAGAAAGTGAAATCCTCAAACATCAACAATCCTGGAAAATGTGAAGTCTGATAATAATTGTGTGAACAGTCAAATGTATCTATTAAGTGCTGTAATAAGTCTGTAACCACGAAGACACAGAAAACatagtaaacaaaaacaaaacaaacaaaaaatctgtGTAGGGAGTGGAGGAAAGTGAAAAGTGAATGGAAAACTGTGACTAAAAGTGtaagttaaaaatgtctgtttttgtcaagggagtctggttgCTTTGAACAGAGTGATACAAcggctgtttctggttaaatgGAGatgatcttactctttaaaaaaaggtctctctctgtaaaatgaaaatagggtccagcttgaaaaaaaaaaaaaacagagttcCTCCTGAAGGTCTGGTGAAAGTTTTTGAATAAAAGTGCCTTGACGGGGGTGACTCACGTTCAGTCTCAGGGATAGAGCTGCTGATGGAGGAGCTGGTGGAAGTGACGGTGCTCATTGAAGGGCTCATGCCATATGCAGGGTATACCCCAGTCATAGCCGCCGTGTGGGAAACCCACGCCCCTGGGTCAATGGGCCGGATTGGCTCACCTGTTGTATTAAATGTACGATATGCAGTTAGGGCTGGTGATCTTATTCAAGCCAGAGAAATGATTATCAAAACTGATGGCTCTGCATGTATTTGCAGTTATTTATTCTACTGAAATGAAAAGCTAAAAAAGGAACACTCACTCCTGGGTAGAGCGAAGCAGCTCCGGGGGTTTGGGTCCCAGCACTTGGCCACAGTCAGAGTAATGGGGCtaataataaacacatacaaaagGAATATTCTCATTTTCAACTTTACTACAGTTTAGCTATGTCCTTGTTTTGCACCTGTGTTTTATGGaagaatatttatatttattgctgTTGAAGAATATGCttgtatatattaatatttgccAGTTTGCTGCTTACCCTGGTTTGTGCACTATGTCCCTTAGTACTCGAACTGCATCGTCATTGCTCATGTTCTCAAAGTTTATGTCGTTTACCTAaagggataaaaaaaagaaacaaaagcaaatcaTAAACAtatttgtagaaaaaaaaattacgACACTGAAGAATGGACCGAACCCTAAATTGCTATATATGGTGGTATAAAACTTTCACATAGTTAAAGATATTCCAATACATCCCACTACACAAACCCACTGGTGGGACCGGCAGTGTTCAACACGGCGTGTCATGTTAAAATTGGGAAGTGGGTTTTCAACAAATAATGAAAACGGAAAATGATCATTAGAGCCAAACACAGCTGACAGACACATCTTGCCATACAACATGACATTTAAACAGTATATTATCATGTGACTGAGTTTACATGTGGGAATGAGAAGAATGGGAAAAGAGGAATAGATTGCTAAATCTTAAAACACTGTAATGATATACTGCCACGGGCATTAACTGTGATGTTATCCAAGTGATGTCATATTTTTATGCTTTACACAGCCAtctgaataaaaaacacaatttgtcTCACATTACTGAGTACTTTCACTTCACTGCAGGCGCTGGAGCTAAACACAAACTCAAGTCTCAGGTATGCACTCTTagtctctctcttttgtcttacacacacacacacacacacacctgcaacagCATGTCCCCAGGCTCTATGCGTCCATCTGCAGCCACAGCTCCTCCCTTCATGATGGAGCCGATGTAGATTCCTCCATCTCCCCTCTCATTACTCTGACCCACAATGCTGATGCCCAAGAAGTTGTACTTCTCTGTGAAGGGGAGAGGAACAGATGACGTGTATTCAAGAGTGACGTGAAGCAGCAGTGAATTAAGTAAAGAGAGAAATGTTTATCACAACCTGCATCAATATGCAACTAATTATAGTTACATTTGCTGCGTGAAAGGAGTTTTTAAACTTAGGCTCAGAGTGTGACAAAAAAAACGAAGCAGACTATGAATCCCAACACATCTAACTGCATTCTGTGAGCAGCTTCCTCATGTCCAAGGCACTTACCCATGTTGAGAGTGACAGTGATGATGTTCAGAGACATGGTGGAGTCGGTGATGCTGCTGAACGACGACGACTGGAGGAAGAATGATGAAAATAgggaagaaagacaagagaTACGAGAAGGTAATCGAGAGTCACATACTGGAACAAAATTTTAATAGAGAAGTCTGGGTCTGATTTACAGTCCTGTATGTCCAAAGTGTGTGTGGTCTCACCCTGTCCATATTGGAGGCCTTGGGTTTCCGTCGACGACG
It encodes:
- the LOC123985243 gene encoding segment polarity protein dishevelled homolog DVL-3-like, which translates into the protein MGETKIIYHLDDQETPYLVKLSVPADKVTLADFKNVLKKPNYKFFFKSMDDDFGVVKEEISDDNAKLPCFNGRVVSWLVSGDGAHTDAGSVADSLEAAPPLERTGGIGDSRPPSYHGKAASGRDSLDNDTETGSMVSQRRERERPRRKHANDHGGRQNGYSSRAVGRGGPEYDSCSSFMSSELESTSCFDSEDDDATSRFSSSTEQSSSRLMRRHRRRRRKPKASNMDRSSSFSSITDSTMSLNIITVTLNMEKYNFLGISIVGQSNERGDGGIYIGSIMKGGAVAADGRIEPGDMLLQVNDINFENMSNDDAVRVLRDIVHKPGPITLTVAKCWDPNPRSCFALPRSEPIRPIDPGAWVSHTAAMTGVYPAYGMSPSMSTVTSTSSSISSSIPETERFDDFHLSIHSEMATVAKAMACPESGLEVRDRMWLKITIANAFIGSDVVDWLFHHVEGFSDRREARKYASNLLKAGYIRHTVNKITFSEQCYYIFGDLCGNMTHLSLHDHDGSSGGASDQDTLPPLPHPGAAPWPMTLPYQFPIPHPYELPQPFHGGPGAGSAGSQHSGSSGSNCSKNEGRKSGGSGSETEIRSHRAPSERSVAPPSERSIRSSVSHRSANSHSIAYGPGLVYGPPGLPPQPPHLSTAAPGAPPGRELVSVPPELTASRQSLRMAVGNAGEFFVDVM